From Ignisphaera aggregans DSM 17230, the proteins below share one genomic window:
- a CDS encoding protein of unknown function UPF0047 (COGs: COG0432 conserved hypothetical protein~InterPro IPR001602~KEGG: sin:YN1551_2717 protein of unknown function UPF0047~PFAM: protein of unknown function UPF0047~SPTR: C3NM44 Putative uncharacterized protein~PFAM: Uncharacterised protein family UPF0047~TIGRFAM: conserved hypothetical protein TIGR00149), with protein sequence MFKTYYEVLKVSTSSRFELVDITSSVENIVRKSGIKNGICLVFAPHATAAIIANEHETGLISDIQKFIKDLTKPDANWSHNIIDDNAHAHIGSAIIGSERIFPVIDGRIVRGTWQNIFLVEMDGPRSSRTIVVMVIGES encoded by the coding sequence ATGTTTAAAACATATTATGAAGTACTAAAGGTATCAACATCAAGTAGATTTGAGTTAGTAGATATTACATCTAGTGTTGAGAATATTGTAAGAAAGAGTGGTATTAAGAATGGGATATGCCTAGTATTTGCACCGCATGCAACAGCAGCAATTATTGCAAATGAACATGAGACAGGGCTTATAAGTGATATACAGAAATTTATAAAGGATCTAACTAAACCTGATGCAAATTGGTCTCATAATATAATTGATGATAATGCTCATGCCCATATAGGTTCTGCTATCATAGGTTCAGAAAGAATATTTCCTGTTATTGATGGTAGGATTGTAAGAGGTACATGGCAAAACATATTCCTTGTTGAAATGGATGGACCTAGAAGTTCTAGAACTATAGTTGTAATGGTTATTGGAGAGAGTTAG
- a CDS encoding pyruvate ferredoxin oxidoreductase, alpha subunit (COGs: COG0674 Pyruvate:ferredoxin oxidoreductase and related 2-oxoacid:ferredoxin oxidoreductase alpha subunit~InterPro IPR005476:IPR002880~KEGG: pis:Pisl_1232 pyruvate flavodoxin/ferredoxin oxidoreductase domain-containing protein~PFAM: pyruvate flavodoxin/ferredoxin oxidoreductase domain protein; Transketolase domain protein~SPTR: A1RTW5 Pyruvate ferredoxin oxidoreductase, alpha subunit~PFAM: domain; Transketolase, C-terminal domain), producing the protein MEKGLWKRIPLNSNYAAAYAAKDADVDVVAAYPITPQTPAVEKIAEFVANGELNAEYVPVESEHSAMSACIGASATGARVFTATSAQGLELMHELLWIASGLRLPIVMAVASRALSAPLSIWGDYSDVMAVRETSWIIYIASSAQEVYDSIIQAYKVAENPDVLLPAMVAYDGFIMSHTYEAVEVAVDKAPILEYIPKKITWYTLNPEKPITIGAVADPNWYYEFKYQQVLAMRETYRVVVQADEEFNKRFGRGYGVIEKYKLDDADIAILTYGGLYGTVREAVDYLRNKNIKIGAIKLRLLRPFPVEELLKSIKDLKALIVIDRAIAFGSPIEGPVAMDILTSMKLRNIDVPLYSYIASIGQRTVLEDDIVGIYEHTVKLIEKGVRPVESIYWGVRE; encoded by the coding sequence ATGGAGAAAGGCCTTTGGAAGAGAATACCTCTAAACTCTAACTATGCAGCGGCATATGCTGCTAAAGATGCTGATGTAGATGTAGTTGCTGCATATCCAATTACACCACAGACACCTGCTGTAGAGAAAATTGCTGAGTTTGTTGCTAATGGAGAACTTAATGCTGAGTATGTACCTGTGGAAAGCGAACATTCGGCTATGAGTGCATGTATAGGTGCATCTGCTACTGGTGCAAGAGTGTTTACAGCTACATCTGCACAGGGATTAGAGCTTATGCATGAACTGCTTTGGATAGCATCAGGTTTGAGACTACCGATAGTTATGGCAGTAGCTTCAAGAGCTCTCTCAGCACCTCTAAGTATATGGGGTGATTATAGTGATGTTATGGCTGTTAGAGAGACTAGCTGGATTATATACATAGCATCATCTGCACAAGAAGTCTATGACAGTATTATCCAGGCGTATAAGGTTGCTGAAAATCCTGATGTATTGCTACCGGCTATGGTGGCATATGATGGCTTTATTATGAGCCATACATATGAAGCTGTAGAAGTAGCTGTAGATAAAGCACCAATACTTGAGTACATACCTAAGAAGATAACTTGGTATACATTAAATCCAGAGAAGCCTATTACTATTGGTGCTGTTGCAGATCCTAACTGGTACTATGAATTTAAGTATCAACAAGTATTAGCTATGAGGGAAACATATAGAGTTGTTGTTCAGGCTGATGAAGAGTTTAATAAGAGGTTTGGAAGAGGATATGGAGTTATAGAGAAGTATAAGCTTGATGATGCTGATATTGCGATACTAACATATGGAGGTCTCTATGGAACAGTGAGAGAAGCTGTTGATTATCTGAGGAATAAGAATATTAAGATTGGGGCTATAAAACTTAGGTTGCTAAGGCCATTCCCAGTAGAAGAACTGTTGAAGAGTATAAAGGATTTGAAGGCATTGATAGTTATAGATAGAGCTATAGCCTTTGGCTCACCTATAGAGGGTCCTGTTGCTATGGATATACTTACATCTATGAAGCTTAGAAATATAGATGTACCTCTATATAGCTATATAGCTAGCATAGGTCAGAGAACAGTTCTAGAAGATGATATTGTTGGGATATATGAACATACTGTTAAACTTATTGAGAAAGGTGTTAGACCTGTAGAATCTATTTATTGGGGTGTTAGAGAATGA
- a CDS encoding hypothetical protein (InterPro IPR006025~PFAM: Protein of unknown function (DUF3267)), with protein sequence MKLKILSYIALGIAMPWLLSRVIDMNILLTAYILLPLIGSIHELLHLIAIKILHLDHRFIVNGLFIGFYINTNSPKNIVIAASLPQITTIALIIIYIVFNSYLALALSIYHTALSLEDIAKIFRYTLLYHNISL encoded by the coding sequence GTGAAACTAAAGATATTATCCTATATAGCTCTAGGTATAGCTATGCCATGGCTACTTAGTAGAGTAATAGATATGAATATCCTTTTAACTGCATATATACTACTACCATTAATAGGCTCTATACATGAACTACTACACCTAATAGCAATAAAGATTCTACACTTAGACCATAGATTTATTGTAAATGGATTATTCATAGGTTTCTATATAAATACTAATAGTCCTAAAAATATAGTTATTGCTGCCTCCCTCCCCCAGATAACAACTATAGCTCTAATCATAATATATATAGTATTTAATAGCTATCTAGCACTAGCTCTCTCAATATATCATACAGCTCTATCACTGGAAGATATAGCAAAAATATTTAGGTATACATTATTATATCATAATATAAGTCTATAG
- a CDS encoding pyruvate ferredoxin/flavodoxin oxidoreductase, delta subunit (COGs: COG1144 Pyruvate:ferredoxin oxidoreductase and related 2-oxoacid:ferredoxin oxidoreductase delta subunit~InterPro IPR001450:IPR017900:IPR011898~KEGG: hbu:Hbut_0668 pyruvate synthase subunit PorD~PFAM: 4Fe-4S ferredoxin iron-sulfur binding domain protein~SPTR: A2BKL3 Pyruvate synthase subunit porD~TIGRFAM: pyruvate ferredoxin/flavodoxin oxidoreductase, delta subunit~PFAM: 4Fe-4S binding domain~TIGRFAM: 2-oxoacid:acceptor oxidoreductase, delta subunit, pyruvate/2-ketoisovalerate family), with amino-acid sequence MSEKRLPGYKSLPIGAAILRPGNYVERPTGDWRTFRPIINQDKCIRCLICWIVCPEPAISIADKPYKDSRGREWKFTLEIDYNYCKGCGLCVEECPVKAIDFVEEVK; translated from the coding sequence ATGAGTGAAAAAAGATTACCTGGATATAAATCTCTTCCAATAGGAGCTGCAATTCTGAGACCTGGTAACTATGTAGAGAGACCTACAGGTGATTGGAGGACATTTAGACCTATTATAAATCAGGATAAGTGTATAAGATGTTTAATATGCTGGATTGTCTGTCCTGAGCCTGCAATAAGTATTGCTGATAAACCTTATAAGGATTCTAGGGGTAGGGAGTGGAAGTTTACTTTGGAGATAGACTATAACTATTGTAAGGGATGTGGACTTTGTGTAGAGGAATGCCCTGTTAAAGCTATAGACTTTGTTGAGGAGGTGAAGTAG
- a CDS encoding pyruvate ferredoxin oxidoreductase, beta subunit (COGs: COG1013 Pyruvate:ferredoxin oxidoreductase and related 2-oxoacid:ferredoxin oxidoreductase beta subunit~InterPro IPR011766:IPR010916~KEGG: pis:Pisl_0326 thiamine pyrophosphate binding domain-containing protein~PFAM: thiamine pyrophosphate protein domain protein TPP-binding~SPTR: A1RRC2 Pyruvate ferredoxin oxidoreductase, beta subunit~PFAM: Thiamine pyrophosphate enzyme, C-terminal TPP binding domain) has protein sequence MSSSPQLYRTVFDIPREELFAPGHGLCAGCIAGTIAKLLLKATGPNTIVVTPTGCLEVSTSMYPYTSWRVPWIHVAFENAAAAASGIEAAIKALQRKGVLDPSKRINVVVIGGDGGTVDIGLQALSGMLERGHRVLYVLYDNEAYMNTGIQRSGATPIKAWTTTTPVGKVLRGKLQPKKPIAEIVAAHRIPYVATANPAYYIDMMNKFKKGLMVEGPSFVHVIQPCTTGWRFDPRYGIKIARLATETAMWINWELENNEVFRVTVPVPKRKHVRHYIRTQGRFNHLTDEDIEEIQKYIDKEVERINKMVGKEVIGPVVE, from the coding sequence ATGAGCTCCTCTCCACAACTATATAGAACAGTATTTGATATACCTAGAGAAGAACTATTTGCACCAGGACACGGACTCTGTGCAGGCTGTATTGCAGGAACAATAGCGAAGTTGTTGTTAAAGGCTACAGGTCCTAATACTATAGTAGTTACGCCTACAGGATGTCTAGAAGTATCAACATCTATGTATCCATATACATCATGGAGAGTTCCATGGATACATGTAGCATTTGAGAATGCCGCTGCTGCTGCTAGTGGTATTGAGGCAGCTATAAAAGCTTTACAAAGGAAAGGTGTATTAGATCCTAGTAAGAGGATAAATGTTGTTGTTATAGGTGGTGATGGAGGTACTGTTGATATAGGTCTGCAAGCTCTTAGCGGTATGCTTGAGAGAGGTCATAGAGTTCTATACGTACTCTACGATAATGAGGCATATATGAATACAGGTATTCAGAGGAGTGGTGCTACTCCAATAAAGGCATGGACAACTACAACCCCAGTAGGTAAGGTATTGAGGGGTAAGCTTCAGCCTAAGAAACCAATAGCAGAAATTGTAGCTGCCCATAGAATACCATATGTCGCTACAGCAAATCCCGCATACTATATAGATATGATGAATAAGTTTAAGAAGGGTCTTATGGTAGAGGGTCCATCATTTGTCCATGTAATACAACCATGTACAACAGGCTGGAGATTTGATCCTAGATATGGTATTAAGATAGCAAGACTTGCTACAGAGACTGCTATGTGGATAAACTGGGAACTTGAAAATAATGAGGTATTTAGAGTTACAGTACCTGTTCCAAAGAGGAAACATGTAAGACACTATATAAGAACACAAGGAAGATTTAACCACCTAACAGATGAGGATATAGAGGAAATACAGAAGTATATAGATAAAGAAGTTGAGCGAATAAATAAAATGGTTGGAAAAGAAGTCATAGGTCCTGTAGTTGAGTAA
- a CDS encoding Nitrate reductase (COGs: COG0243 Anaerobic dehydrogenase typically selenocysteine-containing~InterPro IPR006656:IPR006657:IPR006655~KEGG: tpe:Tpen_1631 formate dehydrogenase~PFAM: molybdopterin oxidoreductase; molydopterin dinucleotide-binding region~PRIAM: Nitrate reductase~SPTR: A1S0P6 Formate dehydrogenase~PFAM: Molybdopterin oxidoreductase; Molydopterin dinucleotide binding domain), protein MIYRELLCPRDCYDTCRLVFSIEDNIVKDIKPSISFPTNGIACPKGIADHKRAYSSERILYPFINIDKNGNFRRIEWEEALDIIVGRLKELLSSKHSILFMDHAGNRGLITRHASRRLWNYLGVSRIDDSICDVNGAKALRLLYGSTYGIFPREMDSLRMVVVWGFNPFASAIHIFHKLLDIKKKGGFIVTIDVRYSETAEYSDLFIMPRPGSDGVLALGIARYLIENNMIDHSFINRYVYGFEEFSHYVSKYTLDYVERITSVPKYVITELAEEMYRRRPDVAIFIGYGVQRRIGGGDIVRAIASIPPLLGIHRGFFYSNTDGLPIDFDYIEGKYLGVPSRVISNQKVGEKLYEGEFRFVYIHLSNPVATLPNALKVLEGLKRRDVFVVVHDTHWSDTARIADIVLPAPTYLEKLDVVYSYWHNIVCINHPVIEPLGESLGEYHVMCEISKKLGIESDVCPSIDILLEKALGFETYKELMDNGCIELRPRPRDEYRTPTGRVELYSTIAEKEGLNPLPAVPIGEILRDDEFLLISSAIREYLHTQFEDVYGEIRPIVHINPEDARMLGIDNGDRIELYNSYGKAVLIAKISSKVPRRILWIPRGAKTLDGFRINIIVRDDIEPIGRGSVINSTIVKIRKVHKV, encoded by the coding sequence ATTATATACAGGGAGCTTTTATGTCCACGTGACTGTTATGATACGTGTAGACTTGTTTTCTCTATTGAGGATAATATTGTAAAGGATATAAAGCCATCAATATCCTTCCCTACAAACGGAATAGCATGTCCAAAGGGTATTGCTGATCACAAACGTGCATATTCATCTGAGAGAATACTGTATCCCTTTATTAATATAGATAAAAATGGTAATTTTAGACGTATTGAGTGGGAGGAGGCTCTAGATATTATTGTTGGTAGATTAAAGGAATTATTATCTAGTAAACATAGCATTCTATTCATGGATCATGCAGGTAATAGAGGACTTATAACAAGACATGCCTCTAGAAGATTATGGAATTATCTAGGTGTCTCAAGAATTGATGATAGTATATGTGATGTCAATGGTGCAAAAGCTCTAAGACTTCTATATGGTTCTACCTATGGTATTTTTCCTAGGGAGATGGATAGTCTTAGAATGGTAGTGGTATGGGGGTTTAATCCTTTTGCTAGTGCAATTCATATATTCCATAAGCTTTTAGATATAAAGAAAAAGGGCGGATTTATTGTAACAATTGATGTTAGATATAGTGAAACTGCAGAGTATAGTGATCTTTTTATAATGCCTAGACCAGGTAGTGATGGTGTTCTTGCACTTGGAATAGCTAGGTATCTCATAGAGAATAATATGATTGACCATTCATTTATAAATAGATATGTATATGGTTTTGAGGAGTTTTCTCACTATGTCTCTAAATATACCTTAGACTATGTTGAGAGAATTACCTCAGTTCCTAAATATGTTATTACTGAGTTAGCTGAGGAAATGTATCGTAGAAGACCAGATGTAGCTATATTTATAGGTTATGGCGTTCAAAGAAGGATTGGTGGCGGTGATATTGTTAGAGCTATAGCTTCAATACCTCCATTACTTGGAATACATCGTGGATTTTTCTATAGTAATACAGATGGTCTTCCAATAGACTTTGACTATATAGAAGGGAAATATCTCGGAGTTCCCTCTAGGGTTATAAGTAATCAGAAAGTTGGTGAAAAACTGTATGAAGGAGAATTTAGGTTTGTCTATATTCATCTATCTAATCCTGTAGCAACATTGCCAAACGCATTAAAGGTCTTAGAAGGACTTAAGAGAAGGGATGTATTTGTAGTTGTTCACGATACTCATTGGAGTGATACTGCAAGAATTGCGGATATAGTTCTTCCAGCACCAACATATTTAGAGAAGCTAGATGTTGTATATAGCTATTGGCATAATATTGTATGTATTAATCATCCTGTTATAGAACCTCTTGGAGAATCACTTGGGGAATACCATGTTATGTGTGAAATCAGTAAAAAACTTGGTATAGAGAGTGATGTTTGTCCATCTATAGATATTCTTCTTGAAAAAGCCCTAGGATTTGAGACATATAAAGAACTTATGGATAATGGTTGTATAGAGCTTAGGCCAAGACCTAGAGATGAATATAGAACACCTACAGGAAGGGTAGAGCTATATAGCACTATTGCTGAAAAAGAGGGTTTGAATCCTCTTCCAGCTGTCCCTATAGGTGAAATACTTAGAGATGATGAATTTTTACTAATATCATCAGCTATTAGGGAATATCTACATACACAGTTTGAGGATGTTTATGGAGAGATAAGACCTATAGTACATATAAATCCTGAGGATGCAAGGATGCTAGGTATAGATAATGGTGATAGAATAGAATTGTATAATAGCTATGGCAAAGCAGTATTAATAGCTAAGATAAGTAGTAAAGTGCCAAGAAGAATTCTTTGGATTCCTAGAGGTGCAAAGACCTTAGATGGTTTTAGAATAAATATTATAGTAAGAGATGATATTGAACCAATTGGAAGAGGATCTGTAATAAATTCAACTATAGTTAAAATAAGGAAGGTACACAAAGTCTAG
- a CDS encoding hypothetical protein (KEGG: ape:APE_0598 hypothetical protein~SPTR: Q9YEH8 Putative uncharacterized protein~PFAM: Helix-turn-helix domain of resolvase), whose amino-acid sequence MSGEIIFEKRRRRKRKLMISENKVIFRKRLEHVFELPSDIAEWARKNVDILDWLVFDSPISAALRHPHSVRTLMYLLYARAQGIPIAQIAKRLDIAHEQLYRLERLLAKAGLKDTIYTLLRTKAAKEE is encoded by the coding sequence ATGTCTGGAGAAATTATATTCGAAAAAAGAAGGAGGAGGAAGAGAAAGCTAATGATATCAGAGAATAAGGTTATATTTAGGAAAAGACTTGAACATGTATTTGAATTACCTTCAGATATTGCTGAATGGGCTAGAAAGAATGTTGATATACTTGATTGGCTAGTATTTGATAGCCCAATATCTGCAGCTCTTAGACATCCACATAGTGTTAGAACCCTAATGTATCTACTATATGCAAGAGCTCAAGGAATACCTATAGCTCAAATTGCGAAGAGATTAGATATTGCTCATGAACAGCTCTATAGACTTGAAAGACTCTTAGCAAAAGCAGGTCTTAAAGATACTATATATACATTGCTAAGGACTAAGGCCGCTAAAGAGGAATAA
- a CDS encoding ATP binding protein (COGs: COG2102 ATPase of PP-loop superfamily~InterPro IPR002761~KEGG: smr:Smar_1167 putative ATP binding protein~PFAM: protein of unknown function DUF71 ATP-binding region~SPTR: A3DNQ2 Putative ATP binding protein~TIGRFAM: ATP binding protein~PFAM: ATP-binding region~TIGRFAM: MJ0570-related uncharacterized domain): MNRAIVLFSGGKDSVYATHLSLLKGFEIVSLVTFIPKGKSPWIVHRPLAEYSWLSAESIGINHISIPIISEDRDGEEKEIRRSLEELIERYDINYIVIGVLGSYTQRMFFQEIAEDIGVDLYTPLWGRDREQYLFELIDNGIEFMITSITTWGLPPSHFLGKIVSRELAMEILRRAKIYGFDPCFEGGEAETFVVNAPLYRFKLCINAKPIIVSDTEGYIEPINVYKC; encoded by the coding sequence ATGAATAGAGCTATAGTTTTATTTAGTGGGGGTAAGGATAGTGTATATGCTACTCATCTATCACTTCTTAAAGGATTTGAAATAGTATCGCTAGTTACATTTATACCTAAGGGTAAGAGTCCTTGGATTGTTCATAGACCTTTAGCAGAATATTCATGGCTTAGTGCTGAGAGTATTGGTATCAATCATATTTCTATTCCAATAATCTCTGAGGATAGAGATGGTGAAGAGAAAGAGATAAGGAGATCACTAGAAGAACTTATAGAGAGATACGATATTAACTATATAGTTATAGGGGTTTTAGGTAGTTATACTCAGAGAATGTTCTTTCAGGAGATAGCAGAGGATATAGGAGTAGATCTATATACACCACTTTGGGGTAGAGATAGAGAGCAATATCTATTTGAGCTTATAGACAATGGAATAGAGTTTATGATAACATCTATAACTACATGGGGTCTTCCACCAAGCCATTTCCTTGGAAAGATAGTATCTAGAGAATTAGCTATGGAAATTCTAAGAAGAGCTAAGATATATGGATTTGACCCATGTTTTGAAGGTGGAGAAGCAGAGACTTTTGTAGTCAATGCACCTCTATACAGATTTAAGCTATGTATAAATGCTAAACCTATTATAGTCTCAGATACAGAGGGATATATAGAGCCTATAAATGTATATAAATGCTGA
- a CDS encoding protein of unknown function DUF46 (InterPro IPR002726~KEGG: tsi:TSIB_1853 hypothetical protein~PFAM: protein of unknown function DUF46~SPTR: B5IR65 Putative integral membrane protein~PFAM: Putative integral membrane protein DUF46), with product MDIYINNLIHIIWIIIPAYIANGTPVVVSKLLSSRNIARHPIDFGKTFIDGRRVLGDSKSWEGLISGIIAGLVTSLIQYLIEGNPIAIVRGFILSIGAMAGDIIGAFIKRRIGLKPGEPLPIVDQLMFIIIALSLAIIFKLIRITLTQFIFVLLLTFLLHIATNYIAYKLNLKDVPW from the coding sequence GTGGACATATATATAAACAATTTGATACACATCATATGGATAATAATACCTGCTTATATAGCAAATGGAACACCTGTAGTAGTATCTAAACTACTTAGCTCAAGAAATATTGCTAGACATCCAATAGACTTTGGGAAAACATTTATAGATGGTAGAAGGGTTCTTGGAGATAGTAAGAGTTGGGAAGGACTAATATCAGGAATTATAGCAGGTTTAGTAACATCTCTCATACAATATCTTATAGAAGGCAATCCCATAGCTATTGTAAGAGGATTTATACTGTCTATAGGGGCTATGGCTGGTGATATAATTGGTGCATTTATAAAGCGTAGAATTGGTTTAAAACCAGGAGAACCTCTACCTATTGTTGACCAATTAATGTTTATAATTATAGCACTTAGCTTAGCAATTATATTCAAATTAATTAGAATTACATTGACACAATTTATATTTGTACTACTACTAACATTTCTTCTCCATATAGCTACAAACTATATTGCATATAAATTAAATTTAAAAGATGTTCCATGGTAG
- a CDS encoding pyruvate/ketoisovalerate oxidoreductase, gamma subunit (COGs: COG1014 Pyruvate:ferredoxin oxidoreductase and related 2-oxoacid:ferredoxin oxidoreductase gamma subunit~InterPro IPR019752:IPR011894~KEGG: iho:Igni_1256 pyruvate/ketoisovalerate oxidoreductase, gamma subunit~PFAM: Pyruvate/ketoisovalerate oxidoreductase~SPTR: A8ABY0 Pyruvate/ketoisovalerate oxidoreductase, gamma subunit~TIGRFAM: pyruvate/ketoisovalerate oxidoreductase, gamma subunit~PFAM: Pyruvate ferredoxin/flavodoxin oxidoreductase~TIGRFAM: 2-oxoacid:acceptor oxidoreductase, gamma subunit, pyruvate/2-ketoisovalerate family), translated as MSLKRIEIRWHGRGGQGAITASMILAEGAIYQGKYAQAYPEFGAERRGTPTRAYTRISDEPIYSRAPIIHPDVVVVLDPTLDKSLYMGGLKSNGILVMNTKRSAKEVRDIIGREDIRIVRVDATRIALEILKTPIVNMAMIGALLKSVPVVDMHYVEEAIKENFRPKVAEANILAMKRAFEEAEII; from the coding sequence TTGTCTTTAAAACGTATTGAGATTCGTTGGCATGGCAGAGGAGGGCAGGGTGCTATAACGGCATCAATGATACTTGCTGAGGGTGCTATATATCAGGGAAAATATGCACAGGCCTATCCAGAATTTGGTGCAGAGAGAAGAGGAACACCAACAAGGGCATATACAAGGATATCTGATGAACCTATATATAGTAGAGCACCTATAATTCATCCTGATGTTGTAGTAGTTCTAGATCCTACTCTAGATAAATCACTCTATATGGGAGGTTTGAAGAGCAATGGTATTCTTGTTATGAATACTAAGAGAAGTGCGAAGGAGGTTAGAGATATTATAGGGAGAGAAGATATTAGGATTGTACGTGTTGATGCTACTAGAATAGCTTTAGAGATTCTAAAGACACCTATAGTTAATATGGCTATGATTGGTGCCTTACTAAAGAGTGTTCCAGTTGTTGATATGCATTATGTTGAGGAAGCTATAAAGGAGAACTTTAGACCTAAGGTTGCTGAAGCAAATATATTAGCTATGAAGAGAGCTTTTGAAGAGGCTGAGATAATATGA